A region from the Tachysurus vachellii isolate PV-2020 chromosome 25, HZAU_Pvac_v1, whole genome shotgun sequence genome encodes:
- the hus1 gene encoding checkpoint protein HUS1 isoform X2, translated as MLDVSIISHVGVVNTITKLTKTCVVRLTVDNIFFVLSGKVANGGVSMWCELLQVNFFDEYQLEGVSEDANEICLEINPENLFRALKTAQNAKSVKIKLTKKHCPCLTLAAELPSLSSLSRIVTHDIPVDVIPRRLWHDFKEPSMPDFDVSIYLPPLKTMKSVVDRMKNLSNHLVVEANLSGEMNLKIETDLVSVTTHFKDLGNPPWGASQSQSQSRDVEAMAHARVDIRKLQQFLMGQQVNPTKSMCNIVDKRIIHLILLQEDVSLQYFIPAVV; from the exons ATGTTGGATGTCTCAATCATTTCACACGTAg GTGTGGTGAATACCATTACAAAACTCACAAAGACTTGTGTTGTGCGACTTACTGTTGACAACATTTTCTTTGTCCTTTCTGGAAAAGTTGCCAATGGAGGCGTCAGTATGTGGTGTGAGTTATTGCAG GTTAATTTTTTTGATGAATATCAACTGGAAGGTGTATCAGAAGATGCTAATGAAATATGTTTAGAAATAAATCCAGAGAACCTATTCCGGGCTTTAAAAACTGCACAGAATGCTAAGTCTGTCAAAATAAAGCTGACAAAGAAGCACTGTCCATGCCTCACTCTAGCTGCAGAGCTG CCTTCCCTTTCATCCCTTAGTCGCATTGTCACCCATGACATCCCTGTGGACGTCATTCCCAGAAGGCTTTGGCATGACTTTAAAGAGCCCAGTATGCCAGACTTTGAT gTTAGCATATATTTACCCCCTCTGAAGACTATGAAGAGTGTGGTAGACAGAATGAAGAACCTGTCCAACCATTTG GTAGTAGAGGCTAACCTAAGTGGTGAAATGAACTTAAAGATTGAAACAGATCTAGTTTCCGTGACAACACACTTCAAAGATCTTGGAAATCCTCCATGGG GCGCCTCACAGTCTCAAAGTCAGAGCAGAGATGTCGAGGCCATGGCTCATGCACGAGTGGATATTAGGAAACTTCAGCAGTTCCTTATGGGGCAACAAGTCAACCCAACTAAGTCTATGTGTA
- the hus1 gene encoding checkpoint protein HUS1 isoform X1, which translates to MKFRAKINDVGCLNHFTRVVNTITKLTKTCVVRLTVDNIFFVLSGKVANGGVSMWCELLQVNFFDEYQLEGVSEDANEICLEINPENLFRALKTAQNAKSVKIKLTKKHCPCLTLAAELPSLSSLSRIVTHDIPVDVIPRRLWHDFKEPSMPDFDVSIYLPPLKTMKSVVDRMKNLSNHLVVEANLSGEMNLKIETDLVSVTTHFKDLGNPPWGASQSQSQSRDVEAMAHARVDIRKLQQFLMGQQVNPTKSMCNIVDKRIIHLILLQEDVSLQYFIPAVV; encoded by the exons ATGAAGTTCCGAGCAAAGATAAACGATGTTGGATGTCTCAATCATTTCACAC GTGTGGTGAATACCATTACAAAACTCACAAAGACTTGTGTTGTGCGACTTACTGTTGACAACATTTTCTTTGTCCTTTCTGGAAAAGTTGCCAATGGAGGCGTCAGTATGTGGTGTGAGTTATTGCAG GTTAATTTTTTTGATGAATATCAACTGGAAGGTGTATCAGAAGATGCTAATGAAATATGTTTAGAAATAAATCCAGAGAACCTATTCCGGGCTTTAAAAACTGCACAGAATGCTAAGTCTGTCAAAATAAAGCTGACAAAGAAGCACTGTCCATGCCTCACTCTAGCTGCAGAGCTG CCTTCCCTTTCATCCCTTAGTCGCATTGTCACCCATGACATCCCTGTGGACGTCATTCCCAGAAGGCTTTGGCATGACTTTAAAGAGCCCAGTATGCCAGACTTTGAT gTTAGCATATATTTACCCCCTCTGAAGACTATGAAGAGTGTGGTAGACAGAATGAAGAACCTGTCCAACCATTTG GTAGTAGAGGCTAACCTAAGTGGTGAAATGAACTTAAAGATTGAAACAGATCTAGTTTCCGTGACAACACACTTCAAAGATCTTGGAAATCCTCCATGGG GCGCCTCACAGTCTCAAAGTCAGAGCAGAGATGTCGAGGCCATGGCTCATGCACGAGTGGATATTAGGAAACTTCAGCAGTTCCTTATGGGGCAACAAGTCAACCCAACTAAGTCTATGTGTA